ATTTTTAAGTGCGCTATTAGTTAATAACTTCGTTTTATCCAGATTCTTGGGAATATGTCCTTTCCTTGGAGTTTCTAAAAAAGTAGAAACTGCTACAGGAATGGGAGCAGCGGTTACGTTCGTTATGGCATTAGCGTCTATTATGACTTTTTTAGTTGAAAAATTTATATTAGCAAATTTTGATATAATGTATTTATCAACATTGGCATTTATACTTGTTATAGCATCTCTAGTTCAATTTGTTGAGATGGTAATAAAGAAAGTAAGCCCAGATTTATATAAAGCACTAGGTATATTTTTACCTTTAATAACAACAAACTGTGCGGTTCTAGGGGTTGCAGTTATTAATAGTGATGAAGGATACAATTTGATTGAATCCTTAGTAAACTCTGTAGGAGCGGCACTAGGATTTACATTAGCCCTTGTTTTACTTGCAGGAATTAGGGAAAAATTAGATACTAACGAATATATACCAGAAGCACTAAAAGGTCTACCAATAACACTTATTACAGCAGGATTAATGGCTATAGCGTTTCTAGGATTCCAAGGACTAATATAAAGTAGAAGTTTAGGAGGTGTTAACGTGGATTTAAATAATTTAATATATCCTGTATTGAGTTTAGGAGGATTAGGTATAGTTTTCGGTGCTCTACTAGGATATGCATCAAAGAAATTTGCGGTAGAAGTTGACCCAAGAGTACCACAAGTAAGAGATGCTCTTCCAGGAGCAAATTGTGGTGGATGTGGTTTTGCAGGTTGTGATGCTTATGCAGATGCAGTTGTAAATGGAGGAGCTGCTCCAGATAGATGCCCTGTTGGAGGAGCTGCATGTAGCAGTAAAATAGCAGAAATAATGGGAGTTACAGTAGATACATCTGAACCAAAGAAAGCATATGTAAAATGTCAAGGAACATGTAACAATGCTAAAGAAAAATATGAATATTATGGATCAATGACTTGTGTAGATGCTGCTAATATTCCAGGAGCAGGTTCTAAGGAATGTACTTATGGATGCATGGGACTTGGAAGTTGTGTTCAAGTGTGTATGTTCGATGCTATCCATATAAAAGATGGAATAGCTGTTGTAGATGAAGAAGCATGTACAGGCTGTGGAGCTTGTGTAGACATATGTCCTAAGAGTGTTATTGAATTAACACCAGTATCAAAGAAAGTACGTATTTCTTGTAATTCACATGATAAGGGAATTGCAGTTAAAAATGCATGTGCTGTTGGATGTTTATCTTGTGGTCTTTGTGTAAGAAATTGTCCTGTAGAAGCTATAACTATGGTAGATAATTTACCAGTTATAGATTATGACAAATGTGTT
This window of the Clostridium cochlearium genome carries:
- the rsxA gene encoding electron transport complex subunit RsxA, with product MKIFTIFLSALLVNNFVLSRFLGICPFLGVSKKVETATGMGAAVTFVMALASIMTFLVEKFILANFDIMYLSTLAFILVIASLVQFVEMVIKKVSPDLYKALGIFLPLITTNCAVLGVAVINSDEGYNLIESLVNSVGAALGFTLALVLLAGIREKLDTNEYIPEALKGLPITLITAGLMAIAFLGFQGLI
- the rnfB gene encoding RnfABCDGE type electron transport complex subunit B, which translates into the protein MDLNNLIYPVLSLGGLGIVFGALLGYASKKFAVEVDPRVPQVRDALPGANCGGCGFAGCDAYADAVVNGGAAPDRCPVGGAACSSKIAEIMGVTVDTSEPKKAYVKCQGTCNNAKEKYEYYGSMTCVDAANIPGAGSKECTYGCMGLGSCVQVCMFDAIHIKDGIAVVDEEACTGCGACVDICPKSVIELTPVSKKVRISCNSHDKGIAVKNACAVGCLSCGLCVRNCPVEAITMVDNLPVIDYDKCVQCGVCVGKCPTKAIANLKKDKKVAPPKAKPVAEEKKATEAKEATDTKPVSQVKEENKTEDK